From the Chloroflexota bacterium genome, one window contains:
- a CDS encoding ATP-binding protein codes for MSGNPSPDQRERLGIVVAGSLSEGLEARLDADCSVEDMAVGRYVVIDGEKRKFFGMITDVMLEASSPQIAMSPPDVSDPFIADVLAGTSTFGALKIAPMLTIGHDAFSQMMGPQPVKTIPSHFSQVKQATAEDVAAVFGQEDDRHFHIGTPLDMETKVCLDLKRLVERSSGVFGKSGTGKTFLTRLLLTGIAQKRVAVNLVFDMHNEYGWQGTMEGGRYVKGLKQLFGVHVAIFALDEKSARDRGVMPDFVVEIGYDQIEPNDVLMLRETLELTEAQIESIHRLARIYGESRWFEAFIEMDGSERDALAKEVGLNPGTLQVLHRKMDTRLARLPFLKKKVMDDSVQRIMECLARGVHVVLEFGRHRNLDAYILVANILTRRIHERYVEQKERAMGEKELEPTPLVITIEEAHKFLNPQVAGQTIFGTIAREMRKYNVTLLIVDQRPSGIADEVMSQIGTRVTYLLDDDKDISAVLTGVSGAQLLRTVLAKLDSRQQALILGHAVPMPVVIRTRDYGTPESYAELQFVEGARLLERARQDIEDLFGK; via the coding sequence ATGAGTGGGAATCCTTCGCCCGATCAACGGGAGAGGTTAGGTATCGTCGTCGCTGGCTCACTCAGCGAGGGGTTAGAAGCCCGGCTCGATGCTGATTGTTCCGTGGAAGATATGGCTGTTGGCAGATACGTCGTCATTGATGGGGAGAAGCGCAAATTCTTTGGTATGATTACCGATGTGATGCTTGAGGCCAGCAGCCCCCAAATTGCTATGTCTCCTCCCGATGTATCTGATCCTTTCATCGCCGATGTCCTGGCTGGGACCAGCACTTTCGGGGCCCTGAAGATAGCACCGATGCTGACCATCGGACACGACGCCTTCAGCCAGATGATGGGGCCACAACCGGTGAAAACGATACCCAGTCATTTCTCTCAGGTGAAACAGGCCACAGCCGAAGATGTAGCGGCTGTCTTTGGGCAGGAGGATGATAGGCATTTTCACATTGGAACTCCGCTGGATATGGAAACCAAGGTCTGCCTGGATCTCAAGAGGCTAGTCGAACGGAGCAGTGGCGTTTTCGGGAAGTCTGGGACCGGCAAGACCTTCCTCACCCGCTTGTTGCTTACGGGTATAGCCCAAAAGAGGGTGGCGGTAAACCTGGTCTTTGATATGCATAATGAGTATGGCTGGCAAGGGACGATGGAAGGTGGTCGCTATGTCAAGGGGCTGAAGCAGCTCTTTGGGGTGCACGTAGCTATCTTTGCTCTGGATGAAAAATCGGCTCGTGACCGAGGGGTTATGCCAGATTTTGTGGTGGAGATAGGCTACGATCAGATTGAGCCGAATGATGTGCTTATGTTGCGTGAGACCCTCGAGTTGACCGAAGCCCAGATTGAGTCGATCCACCGCCTGGCCCGCATATATGGAGAGAGCAGATGGTTTGAAGCCTTCATCGAGATGGATGGGTCCGAACGCGATGCTTTGGCAAAGGAGGTGGGGCTGAATCCTGGCACACTGCAAGTGTTGCATCGAAAGATGGATACTCGCCTGGCACGCTTGCCATTTCTGAAGAAAAAGGTGATGGATGATTCGGTGCAACGGATTATGGAGTGTTTGGCCAGGGGCGTGCACGTTGTTCTGGAGTTCGGGCGTCACCGGAACCTCGATGCCTATATCCTGGTGGCAAATATTCTAACCCGGCGTATTCATGAGCGTTACGTGGAGCAGAAAGAGCGGGCTATGGGGGAGAAGGAGCTCGAACCGACTCCCCTCGTTATTACCATCGAAGAGGCTCATAAGTTCCTTAACCCCCAGGTAGCGGGACAGACCATCTTCGGCACCATTGCCCGAGAGATGCGCAAATATAATGTCACATTACTAATCGTTGATCAGCGGCCGAGCGGTATTGCTGATGAAGTGATGTCGCAGATTGGAACCCGTGTCACCTATCTCCTGGACGATGATAAAGATATCTCCGCCGTGCTCACGGGGGTATCTGGCGCACAGCTCCTGCGTACCGTTTTGGCTAAACTGGATTCCAGGCAGCAGGCTCTTATCCTGGGGCATGCTGTTCCGATGCCCGTAGTCATCCGGACGCGCGATTATGGCACACCTGAATCATACGCAGAGCTACAGTTTGTGGAAGGGGCGCGTCTGCTGGAGAGGGCCAGACAGGATATTGAGGATCTCTTCGGCAAATAG